The following are encoded together in the Desulfovibrio sp. Huiquan2017 genome:
- a CDS encoding STAS domain-containing protein, with protein sequence MALNQIEEGGVVILAVDGNLDGEGTQTLEDTVVGLLEDGTTKLLFDFSGLDYINSSGLRVLVLAYQRLKKNSGTVAICGVKDYIQEVFEVSGYDKIFPLYPTRTEALGAV encoded by the coding sequence ATGGCATTGAATCAGATCGAAGAGGGTGGAGTGGTCATCCTCGCCGTGGACGGCAATCTCGACGGCGAGGGAACCCAGACCCTGGAGGACACGGTCGTGGGTTTGCTGGAGGACGGCACCACCAAGCTGCTGTTCGACTTTTCCGGCTTGGACTACATCAACAGTTCGGGCCTGCGCGTCCTGGTTTTGGCCTATCAGCGGCTCAAGAAGAACTCGGGCACGGTGGCCATCTGCGGCGTGAAGGACTACATCCAGGAGGTCTTCGAGGTCTCCGGCTACGACAAGATCTTTCCCCTCTACCCCACCCGCACCGAGGCTTTGGGCGCGGTGTAG